CATACTCTGAAGTTCCGGAGCTACTCCCTTGAAGTCAATTACAGCGGCTTTTCCCTTCTGGAACAACTCTGTTATGGAAGTTGGATTTGGTGATAGTATATTAGTATCCCTTATCTGTTCCAGGACATTGATAACATTCCACTTTGCCTTGCTCTTATCGTTGCCGACCTCGAAGATAATATCCTCGATGGTGTATGTCTCCATCTCTGCACGCACTTTCTGGATTGCTTCGTACAATATACCGGTGTGTGTGGTTGAGAAATTATCAGGGAAAATTGAAGTCAGATCCTTTACCGTAAGGTTCATTCCATTAAGCCTGAAAAGCTCATCTGCATCAGGGTTTATTGTCCTGCTTGCAGGAGTATACACTTTAATACTGTTCCCGTAGCCTTTTGGTTTGACTCCGAACCGCTTGAAATCCTCTTCGCTGCCTTCACCTTCTACTTTCAAAGATGAGTACTCACTGTGAGGATCAAGAATAAGGAGCGGAATATTATGATCAAGCAGCTCTTCCAGAAGAACCGATGCAGTATATGACTTACCGCTTCCGGTCTTTGCAAGGATACTGCAGTGTTTCTGCACAAGACTGTTGACACTTAACTGTACTTTGATATTTGTGCCTTCAAGCATTCCGATACTCATTTCGTTGCCTGTAAGTCCAAGCACTGATCTTGTAAGTCCCTCGTCTGCTGCAAATATAGGGCTTCCAGGACTGAAAGGTATCACAGGTGCACGCAGCATTCCGGTCTCATCCCTTGACCCGATTATCACTACTTCAGCAACGATCTTATCATCACTTTTATCTGCACGCTGTCCTTTCATTGCTTCTTCGATGGAGAATGAATCACTATATCGTTTGATGGCCATTACCTGGCCAAGTACCCATGTGTGATCTTTCTCGTCCGATGATGCATCATGCCATACTTTGACGTATGCGCCCCTGTACACTTTGGAACTGTCAAAAACCATTACTTTGAACTCAAAGGTTCCTGTTTCTCCAAAAATAACGCCTACTGAACCTCTTACCATTTTTCATCCCTCAAATTCATGGTCTTCGGTAGTATGTTTATTATGTATTATTATATCTTCCCTCAGTTTCCATCAGTCATCAAGACCTTCGAGTATCTCAGCAGGTGCACCCAGCAGTCCTACAAGTGCTTCCGCTTCGATAAAATGAAGTGATGCAGGGATAACCAATATGTGAAGAGGCTCTCCGAAATCCTCATCCTTTAAAGCATGGGCATAGCCCGCCTTAACAACTGGTGCTTCTGAGCCTGCCCTTGCGATACCCACAGCAATGGCATTGTCCATAATGCCTTCGCCTCGTTTCTCCTCTACCTGAAGAAGCAGGGAAAGAGCCTGGTTCACTGTCATGTAACCTTTGTCCTTGTCGATGTCGAGGAAAACAAGAGTATGCATATTGTGTTCTTTGTTAAGTTTTATAGTATCATAAGGGGTTTCTGATACTACTGTGACTCCGCGACTGCTGGTATATGGATGAGGAATGGTTGATGCTTTTCCAAAGCGGTAGTTCTGAAGACATGACAGTCCGCAGATCGCTGAGGCTATGGATGAACCGTGTATGAGTTTTGTCTCAATACCAAGGTTCTTTGCACGCAGTCTCAGATCAACGTGGGTTGTGGAAACCATGGTGTCTCCTCCTGTGAGGAAAGCCACATTCTTGTCTTTTGCCTCGGCTAACCAGTCAGGGGATATTTCCACATCTTCTCTGGAAAGCAGGTTGATCTTTTTTCCGTAAAGTGATTCGAGTTCTTCCAGTGAGCTACCCATCAGTCTTGATGTGTAGAATTCAGCAAATACCATATCAGCATTTTTTATAGCTTCAAGTCCTTTCAGGGAGATATCTTTCTCGTCAAAAAGGCCAAGTCCTATGAAAGTGAGCATAATCCGCAGATATGTCCTAATGGGATAAATGCTTTGAGAATGCCAGTGGATAATTAAAAAACTACAGATGTGTAGCGATGTGCATCTAGAGAGACAGTAGAGTGACTGTGGATGGAAGACCATACTCGCAATGTTTTTATAGAACCACATACAGTTAGTTTCACTCGTATATTATACTGGCAAATCATACTACTATAATTTATTTATCTATACTATTGGAGGTTCGAAGTCATGGCAGGATATGGTAATCAACCAATATACATCGTTGATCCTAGTAAAGAGCGCACAACAGGCAAAGACGCATTATCAATGAACATCGCTTCTGCAAAGGCAGTTGCAAGCATTGTGAAAACAACCCTTGGTCCAAAAGGCATGGACAAGATGATGGTAAACATCATGGGTGATATAACCCTTACAAATGATGGTGCAACAATTCTTGAGGAAATGGAGATAGAACACCCAACCGCAAGAATGATCGTAGAAGTTGCAAAGACCCAGGAAAAGATGGCAGGCGACGGTACCACCAGTGCTGTTGTATTGGCAGGCGCACTGCTTGATAAAGCACAGAAGCTCATTGAGACCGGTGTCCACCCAACTGTCCTTGTAAAAGGTTACGCAATGGCAACCGAAAAAGCTCTTGAGACACTCAATAACTACGCAGTCACCATTGAGAAAACTGACAGGGATATGCTTGAGAAGATCGCAAACACATCCATCACCGGAAAAGCATCCGAGATGGCAGGCGATCACCTTGCACAGATCTGTGTTGATGCTATCTATGCTATTGAGCATGAAGGCAAGGTAGATGTTGACAAGGACATCGTAATGGCAAAGGAAGTTGGCGGAACTCTTGACGATACCGAACTTATCAACGGTATATCCATAAGAAAAGAAGCACTTCACAATGAAATGCCACGCCGTATTGAGAATGCAAAGATCGCTCTTATTGATACTGACCTTGTATTTGCAAAGACTAACACAAATTCCAAACTCCATGTTGACAGCGCTGAACAGCTTTTCGATTTCAAGGAGCAGGAGAAAGCAAACTTCAGGGCAACTATCCAGAAGATCATTGATACCGGAGCAAATGTAGTATTCTGTTCAAAGAAGATGGAAGATTATGCACTTCACTTCTTCAAGGAAGCTAACATGTATGCAACAAGGCGTGTCAAGGATGAGGACATGGAAGTACTTTCATACTCAACCGGTGCAACTCTTGTAAGGAATGTCAATGAGATAACAGCTGACGACCTGGGATTCGCAGAACTTGTCGAGCAGGAAGACGAGCATGAAGAGAAGACCTACATCAAGGGATTCAAAGATGCAAGAACCATGACGATCCTCATTAAAGGTGGTACAGAGCACGTTACAGACAACATCGAGCGTGTGTTCGATGATGCACTCCACGTGGTCAAGTCAGTTTACGAGGACGGTACTATTGTTCCTGGCGGCGGTGCTTCTGAGATAGAGGTCGCACAGGCACTCAGGAAATATGCAGCTAGTGTGGAAGGCCGTGAACAGCTTGCAATCGGCGCATTCGCTGATGCTATTGAAGAGCTTCCAAAGGCAATTGCTGAGAACTGTGGTTTCGATACAATTGACACTATCATCAACCTCCGTGCAAAACACGCAACTGTGAAGAATGCAGGTCTTGATGTGGAAACAGGAGATGTTATTGACATGCTTGAGAAAGGTATCATCGACCCTCTCAGAGTCAAGACGCAGGCTATCAAGTCCGCATCAGAAGCAGCAATTATCGTACTTCGTGTTGATGATATGCTCCGTGCAAGAGAACAGGCTATGATGGATGTCAAGCCTGAGCACAACGTGCATAATTACGATGCAGAAGGTATGTTGTAAAGAGGTTTTATCCTCTTTTCATCCATTCTTTTTTTATTTCTAATTTTTCATCTTTGTTATGATCAAGTCTTATCGTGTCTGCCGGACATATAATGTTATATAACCAGTATAACAATACACCACTAAAAAATATATTTATAATTTTATTTTACGAATAGATTATTCACATATAACATTTTAACTTCAAAGAATCTCATAACAGTTCACTATTTTTCGAAATATTAAATAATACTTTTATACGTTGTACATTATAAGAAAATGGTATGTTAATGAAAAACATCCCACAGGGACAACATATCATTCTTATTACATTGCTCCTGTCCCTTACACTGGCCATCTCGCCTGCCAGTGCATTTTTTTCACAAATCGAAACTGTGGATGATAGTGGGGATGCAGGCGAATATACATCACTTGCTTATGATCCGGCAGGAAACCCTGCTATTGTTTACTTTGACAGCACCGATGTGACTCTCAAATATGCCTACCTCTGTGATGGAAAGTGGACCATTCAGACAGTTGATAACAATGGATTTTCAGGTATTGACAGCTCACTTGATATAGATAATAATGGCAACGCCGGCATCAGTTATTTTGATAAGGTCAATGGTAATCTCAGATTTGCCCACTCCATAGGAGGCTACTGGAATACAGAAATAGTAGACCACATTGGGGACGTTGGCGGATATACATCATTTGCATTTGACCAGTCAGGGTGTCCGGGAATAGCATATTATGACAGCATCAACAATGGGATGAAATATGCATATAAAAATGGTAATGTGTGGACCATAAAAACCATTGACAGTGGATACGTGGGACTGGATACTTCTATTGATTTCTACTCGCCGGGTTATCCCGGGATAAGTTATTTTGACAGCACCAATTTTGACCTGAAATACGCATATTACGATGGCAGCAAGTGGAATATTCAAGTGGTGGACAGTGAAGGACTTGTAGGAGAATACAACTCTCTTAAACTCTATAAGTCTAAATATCCCGGAATAAGTTATTACGATAGCAGCAACGGCGACCTGAAGTACGCATACAAGAACGAAAGCAAATGGATCGTGCAAAAAGTCGATACCCAGGGGAATGTAGGTCTTGAAACATCAGTTGATTTTGACAATGCCGGCTTCCCCGGAATTAGCTATTATGACTATAGCAATGGTGACCTGAAGTACGCCTGCTATGATGGTGTTGCCTGGAACGTCAGGACTGTCGATATAGGAGAAGAAACGGGGGGAGAAAGCACAGGGGGAGAAGACACAGGCCGGTATTCATCTTTAGAATTTGATCCCTCTGACAATGTGGGAATAAGTTATTATGATGTCACCAATACAAGCCTGAAATATGCATATATTTCAAGGATGAGTACACTTAATATTAACTCGTCAGTTGCTGGTGCCTGGGTATATGTTGATGGCCTGAACATGTC
The sequence above is a segment of the uncultured Methanolobus sp. genome. Coding sequences within it:
- a CDS encoding ATP-binding protein, whose translation is MVRGSVGVIFGETGTFEFKVMVFDSSKVYRGAYVKVWHDASSDEKDHTWVLGQVMAIKRYSDSFSIEEAMKGQRADKSDDKIVAEVVIIGSRDETGMLRAPVIPFSPGSPIFAADEGLTRSVLGLTGNEMSIGMLEGTNIKVQLSVNSLVQKHCSILAKTGSGKSYTASVLLEELLDHNIPLLILDPHSEYSSLKVEGEGSEEDFKRFGVKPKGYGNSIKVYTPASRTINPDADELFRLNGMNLTVKDLTSIFPDNFSTTHTGILYEAIQKVRAEMETYTIEDIIFEVGNDKSKAKWNVINVLEQIRDTNILSPNPTSITELFQKGKAAVIDFKGVAPELQSMIVASLCSSLFEARKLNQIPPGMLVVEEAHNYAPEKGFSKTTSTDILRTIASEGRKFGLGMMVISQRPARVDKNVLSQCGTQVIMKVTNPNDLKAISKGLEGVTSYVEEELMRLPPGVAMLVSNEIERPVLVDIRIRKSKHGGESVNVLKAARTVTPPPPEFAANQVPEPVTPAAVRRPVPAVNTVQAHEHEHDVLDIPVVDSPGQDTSFTPPPKRQPSRPPRVESSNEETEGGGKLFKKLFRANR
- the dph5 gene encoding diphthine synthase, which encodes MLTFIGLGLFDEKDISLKGLEAIKNADMVFAEFYTSRLMGSSLEELESLYGKKINLLSREDVEISPDWLAEAKDKNVAFLTGGDTMVSTTHVDLRLRAKNLGIETKLIHGSSIASAICGLSCLQNYRFGKASTIPHPYTSSRGVTVVSETPYDTIKLNKEHNMHTLVFLDIDKDKGYMTVNQALSLLLQVEEKRGEGIMDNAIAVGIARAGSEAPVVKAGYAHALKDEDFGEPLHILVIPASLHFIEAEALVGLLGAPAEILEGLDD
- the thsA gene encoding thermosome subunit alpha, yielding MAGYGNQPIYIVDPSKERTTGKDALSMNIASAKAVASIVKTTLGPKGMDKMMVNIMGDITLTNDGATILEEMEIEHPTARMIVEVAKTQEKMAGDGTTSAVVLAGALLDKAQKLIETGVHPTVLVKGYAMATEKALETLNNYAVTIEKTDRDMLEKIANTSITGKASEMAGDHLAQICVDAIYAIEHEGKVDVDKDIVMAKEVGGTLDDTELINGISIRKEALHNEMPRRIENAKIALIDTDLVFAKTNTNSKLHVDSAEQLFDFKEQEKANFRATIQKIIDTGANVVFCSKKMEDYALHFFKEANMYATRRVKDEDMEVLSYSTGATLVRNVNEITADDLGFAELVEQEDEHEEKTYIKGFKDARTMTILIKGGTEHVTDNIERVFDDALHVVKSVYEDGTIVPGGGASEIEVAQALRKYAASVEGREQLAIGAFADAIEELPKAIAENCGFDTIDTIINLRAKHATVKNAGLDVETGDVIDMLEKGIIDPLRVKTQAIKSASEAAIIVLRVDDMLRAREQAMMDVKPEHNVHNYDAEGML
- a CDS encoding PEGA domain-containing protein; translated protein: MLMKNIPQGQHIILITLLLSLTLAISPASAFFSQIETVDDSGDAGEYTSLAYDPAGNPAIVYFDSTDVTLKYAYLCDGKWTIQTVDNNGFSGIDSSLDIDNNGNAGISYFDKVNGNLRFAHSIGGYWNTEIVDHIGDVGGYTSFAFDQSGCPGIAYYDSINNGMKYAYKNGNVWTIKTIDSGYVGLDTSIDFYSPGYPGISYFDSTNFDLKYAYYDGSKWNIQVVDSEGLVGEYNSLKLYKSKYPGISYYDSSNGDLKYAYKNESKWIVQKVDTQGNVGLETSVDFDNAGFPGISYYDYSNGDLKYACYDGVAWNVRTVDIGEETGGESTGGEDTGRYSSLEFDPSDNVGISYYDVTNTSLKYAYISRMSTLNINSSVAGAWVYVDGLNMSIQTNTTLKLKDGIYHITVMKDGYDTPVNRKVVINSSMTLVNEQCSVLEFEPVHLSYIHGLGSIPISGIAPMKLDIPYLAAENHSIWNLSFGDESWISIKEKAGIGSEKNMTEEDSSVNTPGFSFSLGSLSLVLFILIHGKK